ATACATCACCACTATAATTAGTGTTAAGACATGATTTTACCAATCCATATCGCATCTTAGAAATCCCTAGATATATATCTAGTAATTTCATGTCGATACtaagttcaacattttttttctcttattcACCAGATAAGTTGAGTGATAAATGTAAACTAGTATGCAAAAGCTGGAACGAACACAACAACCTAAAACTTTGCAGTTACACGCAAAGCTAGGTACTGGATACTACAGTTCTCTACCATTATGATCCTGCTTTTACACACAGCCAATAACCACATCAAGATCAGATACAATAGTAAATCATTCAATACCCCAGAAGTCCCTTAATCCAATCACCTGTTGTCATTCATCAGAAACAAGACATAAACCACATTAAAACTCTATCCACAAACTTACATCCTCATTCAAGCATTATATCAAACACCTTACCAGCAATAATTTTCTCAATAGTTTCAAAACTCCCGCATTAAGTTCGGGTCCTTTTATCTCTACATCATCTGGTTGCTCTTCATCATTTCCCGATTCAATAACCTCTGGAACCATCctgcaaaaatcaaaaaaaaaagaaaaaaaaattagcttCATTTCTGGATTTCTGGAATCAAGAGATCAAAGAATAAGATAACATAAGAACCGAGATTAGTTTCTTCAAGAACATCGAACGTTGGATCTTCTTCAGCATCTGCAATCTCTTCACTTCCTGAtgattctccttcttcttcttcttctttctcaccAGATTCTCACCAGAAGGAGAATCATCAGGAAGTGAAGAAATTGCATTGCCTGACAAATTGATTCAGAAGTTTCCTTCATCCGTCGTTGATATTGAAAATCTCTTAAAGGAAATAGGATTAGAGTTAATGTAGCTGTTATCTCTCTCTGTGATTTTCAAAGGATTTCTTGTTTCGATAGACAGGAAAATGAATTCAAAATTGAAAAACTGTTCATATTGACGGGATTAGAAGTCCGTGCCATACCTATCTCGCtatcagaaaaataaaatgaagaaaaaagaggGGAAAGAAAACATGTGAAAATCAACCAGGGGCGGAAGTAAAGGGGGGCTAAACCTGGCTATAGCCCCCCCTTTTTCTCATAAAATTAGAACAAGTTAATAATTCACCCTTTAGttgaattttttcttttattttatccaCCAGTCAAAGGAATTTAGTCCATCCCTCGATCATATTAGTCCACCAAAGTCCGTCAAGTGATTAAAGAGACCAGTTGTCCAAGCCAATTAGTCAAAGCATCCAAGCCCAGTTACGTGTCTAACCTATTTTAATGTTCCATGTTCCAATCGGTGCTTTTGTTATTGTTAGAATACAGAACAGTGATAAACAAAGTGAGCGAAATTCATGGCTGGAATTGAATGGGGTTATGAACGATCATTAGTGATAGGtaagaatttttcttctttacttaTTTATGATCAACATGTCAATCAAGAGTAATTCTAtaagtttgtaattcctaaaagCTATTTCGTTTTGTGTTAAATTAGGTATTTAGGTTTTACTGATTTTGAATGAAGTAAAAACTCAAGGTTGTTAATTGTTTTTTAGGGGTTGATTCTAATTGAGAACTAAATTATGGCGATGTTTATTATTGATAATTGAAATTGTAATTGTAATTCTAGGGTTTGGGTTTTCTACTTTTAGACTTCTAATTGAGAATTGAattgatgaaaattgaaattgttgaAATTGTCTATTGTATAACAAGTTACTTGTGATGCTTACTACAGGTTGCAATGTCTACTCCTTGTCAAGGGACTAAACGTGGAAGAGTCACtaataatatgcataaatttttcAAAACTATTGAAGCAACAACTAGTAATGTGCTGTTTTCGTCTCCATCATCTGTTAGAAATCATGAAGTTCCAGTTGTAAATTATGAACCTGAAGAAGTTGAGGGTACTCGAAGAACTGTTGAAGTTGAGGGTACTCGAAGAACTGATTTTGAAGAAGTTGAGGGTACTCAAAGAACTGATGGAGTTGAGGGTATTCAAAGAACTGATTTTGAAGAAGTTGAGGGTACTCGAAGAATTAATCTTGAAGAATTGGATACTCGAATCGTACCTGAAGTTGCCGATAGTGCGTATGTTACTTCTTTAGAACGGGATCCTGGATTACGTATACCGATAATGCAGCATTCGGCTAACAAACATGATGAAGTTCGCCGAGCTTATCTACAAATGGGGCGTATTAGAATAAAACTTGCTAAGTATCCAGGTACTCCAATGGGAATCCAAGACCGTCGATTTTCTACGAAgtggtttgatgaatttcattggTTAGAATATTCTAAAGCTAAAGATGTTGTGTTCTGTTTCTATTGCTATTTATTTGAGAAAAATCCACCAAGAAGACCAGAGTACACTTTTGAAGGATTTAGAAATTGGCATAACGTTAAAAATGG
This genomic interval from Papaver somniferum cultivar HN1 unplaced genomic scaffold, ASM357369v1 unplaced-scaffold_107, whole genome shotgun sequence contains the following:
- the LOC113328336 gene encoding zinc finger MYM-type protein 1-like isoform X2, producing the protein MSTPCQGTKRGRVTNNMHKFFKTIEATTSNVLFSSPSSVRNHEVPVVNYEPEEVEGTRRTVEVEGTRRTDFEEVEGTQRTDGVEGIQRTDFEEVEGTRRINLEELDTRIVPEVADSAYVTSLERDPGLRIPIMQHSANKHDEVRRAYLQMGRIRIKLAKYPGTPMGIQDRRFSTKWFDEFHWLEYSKAKDVVFCFYCYLFEKNPPRRPEYTFEGFRNWHNVKNGAKCAFLAHMGSSNSVHFTSVEAGENLKNPQQHISTIIRTQSIEIIRRNRLRFTISVQCALWLAFQQCPFRGHDESKNSKNRGNFLEMVRFSATLNDKVKEVVLENAPKNSTYTSPAIQKEILNIVSNEIRDKIREEIGDRKYCILVDESKDASDKEQMVLVLRIFPRCSRR